In Ectothiorhodospira sp. BSL-9, a single window of DNA contains:
- a CDS encoding metal-dependent hydrolase → MFATGLAGATLATGRLDGWESLGLMLFLVAGTLLPDIDVDGGRPQRALFGALSLVAATAVVAILPASYNHRVDWLPQIEPIGCEIFALALLAWFVVRYPLAMLFQRLSRHRGLCHSLVVGLCWSLGWVYVGLQCLTADVLVIWLQGVAIFLGFLIHLVLDELYSVDINNARIRRSFGSALKVLQPDFPLGSIAACILLGVLIWLLPYPEELLQWLVAL, encoded by the coding sequence ATGTTCGCGACGGGGCTGGCCGGCGCCACCCTGGCCACAGGGCGGCTGGATGGCTGGGAATCCCTGGGATTGATGCTCTTCCTGGTGGCCGGCACCCTTCTGCCCGACATCGACGTGGATGGCGGGCGGCCCCAGCGAGCCCTGTTCGGGGCGCTCTCGCTGGTGGCTGCCACCGCAGTGGTCGCAATACTGCCCGCTTCCTACAACCACCGGGTGGACTGGCTTCCCCAGATCGAGCCCATTGGATGCGAGATCTTCGCCCTGGCCCTGCTGGCCTGGTTTGTGGTGCGTTATCCCCTGGCCATGCTTTTCCAGCGTCTCAGCCGACACCGCGGACTGTGCCACAGCCTCGTGGTCGGCCTGTGCTGGAGCCTGGGGTGGGTTTACGTGGGGCTGCAGTGCCTGACGGCGGACGTACTGGTGATCTGGCTTCAGGGCGTCGCCATCTTCCTGGGGTTCCTGATCCACCTGGTACTGGACGAGCTGTACAGTGTCGACATCAACAATGCCCGCATCCGGCGCTCCTTCGGCTCAGCCCTCAAGGTCCTGCAGCCGGATTTCCCACTGGGCTCCATTGCCGCTTGCATCCTCCTGGGGGTACTGATCTGGCTGCTGCCCTATCCCGAGGAATTGCTGCAATGGCTGGTTGCGCTTTGA
- a CDS encoding LysR family transcriptional regulator, with protein MLDIRHLRALKEVQRTGSITVAAQTLCVTQSALSHQFRQLEEHLGMTLFVRKSRPVRLTAAGQRLMRAAEQILPELAAVERDLARMRQGHGGRLFLALECHSCFQWLMPTLAAFREHWPEVELDLTLSHGFAPIQALREGEIDAVVSADPVEDPAIEYLALFEYENRLIVPCGHPLADAPFIKPEDLSGETLITYPVEPERLDICHRFLWPAGLDLPRRTTELTAMLVQLVASRRGVASLPDWALREFTGHSQAPRLSSGSGVIDRPLGPKGLWSVLRVGLRRADLELSYLRDFIGIARDQLHQLRESS; from the coding sequence ATGCTGGATATTCGTCACCTGCGCGCGCTCAAGGAAGTGCAGCGCACCGGCAGCATCACCGTGGCTGCGCAGACCTTATGCGTGACCCAGTCCGCCCTGTCTCATCAGTTCCGCCAACTGGAGGAGCATCTCGGGATGACGTTGTTCGTGCGCAAGTCCCGACCCGTGCGGCTGACAGCCGCCGGGCAGCGCTTGATGAGGGCGGCGGAGCAGATCCTGCCCGAACTGGCGGCGGTGGAGCGGGATCTGGCGCGCATGCGGCAGGGGCATGGTGGCCGGCTATTCCTGGCCCTGGAATGCCATAGCTGCTTTCAGTGGTTGATGCCTACCCTGGCGGCCTTTCGGGAACACTGGCCGGAAGTGGAACTGGATCTGACCCTGAGCCACGGTTTCGCCCCCATTCAGGCTCTTCGGGAAGGTGAGATTGATGCGGTGGTGAGTGCTGATCCTGTGGAGGATCCGGCTATCGAGTATCTGGCGCTGTTCGAGTACGAAAATCGATTGATCGTCCCCTGCGGACATCCTTTGGCGGACGCGCCGTTCATCAAACCTGAGGATTTGTCCGGGGAGACTTTGATCACCTATCCGGTGGAGCCGGAGCGACTGGACATTTGCCATCGTTTTCTATGGCCTGCTGGCCTGGATCTGCCCAGGCGCACAACGGAACTGACCGCCATGCTTGTGCAACTGGTGGCCAGTCGGCGGGGTGTGGCCAGCCTGCCCGATTGGGCCCTGAGGGAGTTCACGGGACATTCCCAGGCCCCGAGACTCTCCAGCGGGTCAGGTGTGATCGATCGACCGCTGGGACCAAAAGGTCTCTGGAGTGTCTTGCGGGTGGGCTTGCGTCGTGCAGACCTGGAACTGAGCTATCTGCGGGACTTCATCGGCATTGCGAGAGATCAACTGCATCAGTTGCGCGAGTCCAGTTGA
- the putA gene encoding bifunctional proline dehydrogenase/L-glutamate gamma-semialdehyde dehydrogenase PutA — MSRFVYADPDSLPHRDRQSISKLYRADEAVAARMLLERLPQDEESGTRTRYLARGLVKGMILAQKRQSGMAALMQEYDLSSDEGIALMCLAEALLRVPDKATADRLIHDKLTASHWDAHLGRDRPFFVNAATWSLWLSERIIDTDDRRRWLSRVVHRMLARIGSPVIRTAVRRTMGMLGDGFVLGRTIDEAMKRARRNEKRGYLYSYDMLGEAARTEEDAQVYFQAYKDAIVRIGKSVDPRIAMRERPGISVKLSALDNRYEPGHEERVHRRLMPRILELCQLARDYYIPLCIDAEESWRLDLSLDVVERLLDESSLENWEGLGFAVQAYQKRAWEVLGWLENKAALKRRQLMVRLVKGAYWDTEIKDSQVQGLADYPVFTRKAATDVSYLACARHLLHDCPHLYPQFATHNAHTVAAVMEMAQGKEFELQRLHGMGEALFDQLVGRDTPKVACRIYAPVGSHEHLLAYLVRRLLENGANSSFVHRIHEDDLDHLIADPAAQLRICEPLRNPRIALPRDIYGKARRNSAGLDFSDRSLLLKLSAQMTQLAGKGWRGGPLVAGVMRTDQAQAVMSPADAQRQPGKITWAGERDVQAALEAADAAWPDWEATPAKDRADILEKVADLYEKHQAELMSLCVEEAGKSLRDAHAEVREAVDFCRYYAAQARRLFSRSAVLPGPTGERNELSLRGRGTFLCISPWNFPLAIFTGQVTAALAAGNAVVAKPAEQTSLVATRAVTLMHQAGIPVNVLHCLPGPGAEIGPLLVSDPRISGVAFTGSNETARLINQGLAEREGPIVPLIAETGGINAMIVDSTALHEQVVMDIVRSAFLSAGQRCSALRLLCVQADIVKPLLKMLKGAMDSLVVGDPRWLVTDVGPVIDAEALERLEAHHQTMEEHGRVLHRAPLGGDCEQGFFMAPSLYRLESIEELMAEVFGPMLHVVTWRARELDSLVDRINDLGFGLTLGIHSRIDAHAEAVTRRARVGNAYVNRDMVGAVVGTQPFGGEGLSGTGFKAGGPHYLLKFATERVVTVNTAAVGGNASLFAMAEGDGGGGASGHDGGNGQKRLPAPQSAGRRRS, encoded by the coding sequence ATGAGCCGATTTGTCTACGCCGACCCCGACTCTCTGCCGCACCGCGATCGACAATCCATCAGCAAGCTGTATCGGGCCGATGAGGCCGTGGCGGCGAGGATGCTGCTCGAACGTCTGCCCCAGGATGAGGAGAGCGGCACCCGTACCCGGTACCTGGCCCGTGGTCTGGTCAAGGGGATGATCCTCGCCCAGAAGCGCCAGTCCGGCATGGCGGCGCTGATGCAGGAATATGATCTCTCCAGCGATGAGGGCATTGCCCTCATGTGCCTGGCCGAGGCCCTGCTCAGGGTGCCGGACAAAGCCACGGCGGACCGACTGATCCACGACAAGCTCACCGCCTCCCATTGGGATGCCCACCTGGGGCGTGATCGGCCATTCTTCGTGAATGCCGCCACCTGGAGCCTGTGGCTCAGCGAGCGCATCATCGATACGGATGATCGCCGACGTTGGTTGTCCAGGGTGGTGCATCGCATGCTGGCCCGTATTGGCAGCCCGGTGATCCGTACGGCCGTGCGCCGCACCATGGGCATGCTGGGGGACGGCTTCGTTCTGGGTCGAACGATCGACGAGGCCATGAAGCGGGCGCGTCGCAACGAAAAGCGTGGCTATCTGTATTCCTACGACATGCTGGGCGAGGCGGCCCGCACCGAGGAGGATGCCCAGGTCTATTTTCAGGCCTACAAGGATGCCATCGTGCGCATTGGCAAATCCGTGGACCCGCGCATTGCCATGCGGGAGCGCCCGGGCATCTCGGTGAAGCTCTCGGCCCTGGACAACCGTTACGAGCCCGGGCATGAGGAGCGGGTGCATCGCCGGCTGATGCCGCGCATCCTGGAACTGTGCCAACTGGCCCGGGACTATTACATCCCCCTGTGCATCGATGCCGAGGAGTCCTGGCGCCTGGACCTGTCGCTGGATGTGGTGGAACGCCTGCTGGATGAGTCCAGCCTGGAGAACTGGGAGGGTCTGGGGTTCGCCGTGCAGGCCTATCAGAAAAGGGCCTGGGAGGTGCTGGGCTGGCTGGAGAACAAGGCGGCCCTGAAGCGTCGTCAACTCATGGTGCGCCTGGTCAAGGGGGCCTATTGGGACACGGAGATCAAGGACTCACAGGTCCAGGGCCTGGCCGACTATCCGGTGTTCACCCGCAAGGCGGCCACGGACGTTTCCTACCTGGCCTGCGCCCGCCACCTGCTTCACGACTGTCCGCACCTTTATCCCCAGTTCGCCACCCATAATGCCCATACGGTGGCCGCTGTCATGGAAATGGCTCAGGGCAAGGAGTTCGAACTGCAGCGCCTCCATGGCATGGGTGAGGCGCTTTTTGATCAGCTGGTGGGGCGTGACACCCCCAAGGTGGCCTGTCGCATCTATGCGCCAGTGGGCAGCCATGAACACCTGCTGGCCTACCTGGTGCGCCGTTTGCTGGAGAACGGCGCCAACTCCTCGTTCGTGCATCGCATCCACGAGGATGATCTGGATCATCTGATCGCCGATCCCGCAGCGCAGTTGCGCATTTGCGAGCCGCTGCGCAACCCGCGTATTGCCCTCCCCAGGGATATCTATGGCAAGGCACGGCGTAACAGTGCGGGGCTGGACTTTTCGGATCGCTCCTTGCTGCTGAAACTGTCTGCTCAGATGACGCAGCTCGCCGGGAAGGGCTGGCGTGGTGGACCGCTGGTGGCCGGAGTCATGCGTACGGACCAGGCCCAGGCCGTGATGTCTCCAGCGGATGCCCAGCGCCAACCGGGCAAGATCACCTGGGCCGGTGAGCGGGATGTGCAGGCGGCCCTGGAAGCGGCGGATGCCGCCTGGCCGGATTGGGAGGCCACACCTGCGAAGGATCGAGCCGACATCCTGGAAAAGGTGGCTGATCTTTATGAAAAGCACCAGGCCGAACTCATGAGCCTGTGTGTGGAGGAGGCTGGCAAGAGCCTGCGCGATGCCCATGCCGAGGTGCGCGAGGCGGTGGATTTCTGCCGCTATTATGCCGCCCAGGCCCGTCGCCTGTTCTCGCGGTCTGCCGTATTGCCGGGGCCCACCGGAGAGCGGAACGAGTTGAGTCTGCGTGGGCGAGGCACCTTCCTGTGCATCAGCCCCTGGAATTTCCCCCTGGCCATCTTTACCGGGCAGGTCACCGCCGCGCTGGCAGCCGGTAATGCCGTGGTGGCCAAGCCCGCGGAGCAGACCAGCCTGGTGGCCACCCGGGCCGTGACCCTGATGCATCAGGCCGGCATCCCCGTCAACGTGCTGCACTGCCTCCCCGGGCCTGGTGCGGAGATCGGGCCGTTGCTGGTGAGCGATCCTCGCATCAGTGGCGTGGCCTTTACCGGCTCGAATGAGACGGCGCGGCTGATCAACCAGGGGTTGGCGGAGCGCGAGGGTCCCATCGTTCCCTTGATTGCGGAGACCGGCGGCATCAATGCCATGATCGTGGATTCCACTGCCCTGCATGAGCAGGTGGTGATGGACATCGTGCGCTCGGCCTTCCTCAGCGCCGGTCAGCGTTGCTCGGCCCTGCGGCTGCTATGCGTGCAGGCAGATATCGTCAAGCCGCTTTTGAAGATGCTCAAGGGGGCCATGGATTCCCTGGTGGTGGGAGATCCCCGCTGGCTGGTGACGGACGTGGGCCCGGTGATTGATGCCGAGGCCCTGGAGCGGCTCGAGGCCCATCATCAGACCATGGAGGAGCACGGCCGCGTCCTGCACCGTGCACCACTGGGTGGGGACTGTGAGCAGGGCTTCTTCATGGCACCCTCCCTGTACCGCCTGGAGAGCATTGAGGAGCTGATGGCCGAGGTGTTCGGCCCCATGTTGCATGTGGTGACCTGGCGTGCCCGGGAACTGGATTCCCTGGTGGATCGGATCAACGACCTGGGGTTTGGTCTGACCCTGGGTATCCACAGCCGGATCGATGCCCATGCCGAGGCCGTGACCCGCCGGGCGCGGGTGGGCAATGCCTATGTGAACCGGGATATGGTGGGGGCGGTGGTTGGTACGCAACCCTTCGGTGGTGAAGGGTTGTCAGGAACGGGCTTCAAGGCCGGCGGCCCCCATTACCTGTTGAAGTTTGCCACCGAGCGGGTGGTGACGGTGAATACCGCCGCAGTAGGTGGTAATGCCAGTCTGTTTGCCATGGCAGAGGGGGATGGTGGCGGTGGTGCCAGTGGCCATGATGGGGGCAATGGGCAGAAGCGACTGCCGGCGCCGCAGTCGGCAGGGCGCCGGCGATCATGA
- a CDS encoding DUF2459 domain-containing protein: MNREPWNAGQRGWALAGRVMSLCLMLALLTGCGATIVKPDSPPEDPVTVLLLDHGRHSSLVLPGPDDSTMTRYSYGDWSYYAEAEMGWKSGFRALMWPTQATLGRRVLEGPPDETTVRSRVRVGIAEVIPLEVASGEARSLQQALDAVYEEQLSTRLYNARFDLEFVEHPRDYSLNSNSNGMVADWLRDLGLEVRGQPVWSRWRVEPAP; encoded by the coding sequence ATGAACCGTGAGCCGTGGAACGCCGGGCAGCGAGGTTGGGCACTCGCGGGACGGGTGATGAGTCTGTGCCTGATGTTGGCCCTGCTCACCGGCTGCGGCGCCACCATCGTCAAGCCGGATTCACCGCCCGAGGACCCGGTCACGGTGCTGCTCCTGGACCATGGGCGTCACTCCAGTCTGGTCCTGCCGGGGCCCGACGACTCCACCATGACCCGATATTCCTACGGCGACTGGTCCTACTATGCCGAGGCCGAGATGGGCTGGAAGAGCGGATTCAGGGCACTGATGTGGCCTACCCAGGCCACTCTGGGGCGTCGTGTGCTTGAAGGCCCGCCGGATGAGACAACGGTGCGCTCCCGAGTGCGCGTGGGCATTGCCGAGGTCATCCCCCTGGAGGTGGCTTCCGGCGAGGCACGCTCCCTGCAACAAGCACTGGACGCAGTGTACGAAGAGCAACTGTCCACCCGCCTCTACAACGCCCGATTCGACCTGGAATTCGTGGAGCACCCCCGGGATTACAGCCTGAACTCCAATTCCAATGGGATGGTGGCCGACTGGTTGCGGGATCTGGGCCTGGAGGTGAGGGGGCAACCGGTCTGGTCGCGCTGGCGCGTTGAACCGGCGCCTTGA
- a CDS encoding DUF6746 family protein produces MKKYLMIAALTAGMAMSSTAALADRVDHFKGKSADTLEQALENFVEYNRKLEAALAGDELTPEAVAHIHELTYTLENALERMKQDLAELADTLEEVHLASEVNDVERIREEGRKYLDVANKIAR; encoded by the coding sequence GTGAAGAAATACTTGATGATCGCTGCTCTCACGGCCGGAATGGCCATGTCCTCCACCGCAGCGTTGGCGGATCGGGTTGATCATTTCAAAGGCAAGTCCGCCGATACCCTGGAGCAGGCGCTGGAAAACTTCGTGGAATACAACCGCAAACTGGAAGCGGCGCTGGCCGGGGATGAATTGACCCCGGAGGCCGTGGCTCACATCCACGAACTCACCTACACCCTGGAAAACGCGCTGGAGCGCATGAAACAGGATCTGGCCGAACTGGCCGATACCCTGGAAGAGGTGCACCTGGCATCGGAAGTCAACGATGTGGAAAGAATCCGCGAAGAAGGCCGCAAGTATCTGGATGTGGCCAACAAGATCGCTCGCTGA
- the metE gene encoding 5-methyltetrahydropteroyltriglutamate--homocysteine S-methyltransferase yields MSSVQTHVLGFPRIGARRELKHALESYWRGDIPREELLDTGRALRQRHWQWQAQAGMDRVTVGDFSFYDHVLDMAQTLGVLPSRFQNAATQHRLDQGFYMARGRSSDPTLPDVPALEMTKWFDTNYHYLVPELTSDQSFFCQPHTLVEEIREAQALGLEPKPVILGPLSFLYLSRVKGQGDRLDLLNKLIPIYQELLEHIATQGVTWVQVDEPILALDLTCAWQRAFETAYQALKGGGPRILLASYFGSLGQHLPWVLQLPVAGLHVDAVRGAGELDPVVAGLPLDKVLSVGIVDGRNVWANNLETSLGRLAPVSEELGQRLWVSSSCSLLHVPLDLDLESELDGEIQGWLAFAKQKLQEIQWLRLGLVEGREAVVGPLARRRAALEARWRSTRVHHSEVRDRARRVTEDQTRRQSAYPLRAAAQRARLNLPPLPTTTIGSFPQTHDIRRIRKAFRSGKCTSADYEQAMQAEIERVIRYQEQVGLDLLVHGEPERNDMVEYFGEQLAGYAFTRHGWVQSYGSRCVKPPVIYGDVHRPRPMTVEWSRQAQSLTNRPVKGMLTGPVTMLQWAFVRDDQPRSETALQIALALRDEINDLAAAGIPAIQVDEPAFREGLPLRRGDWDAYLTWAIRVFRLATGGVGDDVQIHTHMCYSEFNDIMDAIAGLDADVITIETSRSDMALLDAFEQSTYPNEIGPGVYDIHSPRVPETRDMIELMQKAMALIPAERLWVNPDCGLKTRDWDEVKPALARMVEAAKVLRNQVSREALTSAEAS; encoded by the coding sequence ATGTCATCCGTTCAAACCCATGTCCTGGGATTTCCCCGCATCGGTGCCCGCCGCGAGTTGAAACACGCCCTGGAGTCCTACTGGCGTGGGGACATTCCTCGCGAAGAACTGCTCGATACGGGGCGGGCGTTGCGGCAACGTCACTGGCAATGGCAGGCCCAGGCGGGGATGGACCGGGTAACGGTGGGCGACTTCAGCTTCTATGACCATGTGCTCGACATGGCGCAGACCCTTGGGGTACTGCCCTCAAGATTTCAGAACGCCGCCACACAGCATCGCCTCGATCAAGGCTTCTATATGGCCCGTGGGCGATCCAGTGATCCCACTCTGCCGGATGTCCCTGCCCTGGAAATGACCAAATGGTTCGATACCAATTATCACTATCTGGTACCGGAACTGACGTCGGACCAATCGTTCTTCTGCCAACCCCATACGCTGGTCGAGGAGATTCGCGAAGCGCAGGCGTTGGGCCTTGAGCCCAAACCGGTAATCCTCGGACCCTTAAGTTTCCTCTACCTTTCACGAGTCAAGGGCCAGGGGGATCGGCTGGACCTTCTCAACAAGCTGATTCCGATCTATCAGGAATTACTCGAACACATCGCCACCCAGGGCGTCACCTGGGTGCAGGTGGATGAACCCATCCTGGCCCTTGATCTTACTTGTGCCTGGCAGAGGGCCTTCGAAACGGCTTACCAAGCGCTCAAGGGCGGAGGCCCACGCATTCTCCTGGCCAGCTATTTCGGTTCGCTGGGTCAGCACCTCCCCTGGGTACTGCAACTGCCTGTAGCGGGACTGCACGTGGATGCGGTTCGGGGGGCAGGAGAACTCGATCCGGTTGTCGCCGGATTACCGCTGGACAAGGTGCTGTCGGTCGGCATCGTGGACGGTCGTAACGTATGGGCCAATAACCTGGAAACCAGCCTGGGACGCCTGGCACCTGTGTCCGAAGAACTCGGACAACGACTTTGGGTGTCCTCCTCCTGTTCGCTGCTGCATGTGCCGCTGGATCTGGACCTAGAAAGCGAGCTGGATGGCGAGATCCAAGGCTGGCTGGCCTTCGCAAAACAGAAGCTGCAGGAGATTCAATGGCTGCGTTTGGGGCTGGTGGAAGGCAGGGAGGCAGTGGTCGGCCCGCTCGCCAGGCGTCGTGCTGCCCTGGAGGCGCGCTGGCGCTCCACTCGGGTTCATCACTCAGAGGTGCGGGATCGCGCCCGGCGAGTCACCGAAGATCAGACCCGCCGTCAATCTGCATACCCGCTTCGTGCCGCCGCGCAACGAGCGCGCCTGAATCTGCCTCCATTACCCACAACAACCATTGGCTCCTTCCCACAAACCCATGATATCCGCCGTATTCGCAAGGCCTTCCGTAGTGGAAAATGCACGTCAGCGGACTACGAGCAGGCCATGCAGGCTGAAATCGAGCGGGTGATCCGCTATCAGGAACAGGTGGGCCTGGACCTGCTGGTTCACGGCGAGCCAGAGCGCAATGACATGGTGGAGTACTTTGGTGAGCAGCTGGCCGGATACGCCTTTACCCGCCACGGCTGGGTGCAAAGCTATGGCTCCCGCTGCGTCAAGCCGCCCGTGATCTATGGAGATGTCCATCGCCCCCGCCCGATGACCGTGGAGTGGAGTCGCCAGGCTCAGTCACTCACTAACCGACCGGTCAAGGGCATGCTCACCGGCCCGGTGACCATGCTCCAATGGGCCTTTGTAAGGGATGACCAGCCCCGGTCAGAGACCGCCCTGCAGATCGCACTGGCCCTGCGTGACGAGATCAATGACCTTGCCGCAGCCGGGATCCCGGCGATCCAGGTGGACGAGCCCGCCTTTCGTGAGGGTCTTCCACTGCGCCGCGGGGACTGGGACGCCTACCTGACATGGGCCATCCGAGTCTTCCGCCTGGCCACCGGTGGCGTAGGCGACGATGTACAGATCCACACCCATATGTGCTACTCCGAGTTCAACGACATCATGGACGCCATCGCCGGATTGGACGCGGATGTGATTACCATTGAAACGTCCCGTTCGGACATGGCGCTGCTGGATGCCTTTGAGCAATCCACCTACCCCAACGAGATCGGACCCGGTGTCTACGACATTCACTCTCCCAGGGTGCCGGAGACCAGGGACATGATCGAACTGATGCAAAAAGCCATGGCTCTTATCCCCGCGGAACGCCTCTGGGTCAATCCAGACTGCGGGCTCAAGACCCGCGACTGGGACGAGGTGAAGCCAGCCCTGGCTCGCATGGTGGAGGCCGCCAAGGTGTTGCGTAACCAGGTCTCGCGTGAGGCTCTAACATCCGCTGAGGCCTCCTGA
- a CDS encoding TonB-dependent siderophore receptor: protein MSDRALMMALMSSATTLSLLAVGSTASAEDSAYTLPKMTVTAATRTERRVERTPASTQVIIDGRRVAGTSGRGGELNRLPVSHIERIEIVKGPASVVYGADALAGVINIITRRPESGFEGGMEAQVGVPTHAEGGQRRHGTLYLGGGTRDTRVRLFADVMERYAYHKRATGNVDTRPPVDVAAYNFDQDHREQADVYNLRAGVNHWLTDNLQVEIEGGWMQEERQTRFLHDTPPVSTGLEESGETVKAGSFPARRSEDSGRRDLAATADWLVTDALEIRYQIYESRFKLNRSNEFLDPVGFGFAPAADSEFGLREVTFLNWIHSGVKFWG from the coding sequence ATGAGTGATCGAGCCCTGATGATGGCGCTGATGAGTAGCGCCACGACCTTGTCCTTGCTTGCTGTCGGCTCCACCGCATCTGCCGAGGATTCCGCATATACCCTTCCCAAGATGACCGTGACGGCTGCCACCCGCACTGAGCGTAGGGTCGAACGCACGCCGGCCAGTACGCAAGTCATCATCGACGGTCGCCGTGTTGCCGGCACGTCTGGTCGTGGCGGGGAGTTGAACCGCCTGCCGGTCAGTCACATTGAGCGGATCGAGATCGTCAAAGGACCGGCCAGCGTGGTGTACGGTGCCGATGCCCTTGCCGGTGTGATCAATATCATTACCCGACGCCCCGAGTCCGGGTTTGAGGGCGGCATGGAGGCCCAGGTCGGAGTACCCACCCATGCTGAGGGTGGTCAGCGTCGCCACGGTACGTTGTATCTGGGGGGCGGTACGCGGGATACCCGAGTGCGCCTGTTTGCCGACGTCATGGAACGGTATGCCTACCATAAGCGGGCCACAGGAAACGTGGACACCCGGCCGCCCGTTGATGTGGCAGCCTACAACTTTGATCAGGACCATCGGGAACAGGCAGACGTCTATAACCTTCGGGCTGGGGTCAACCACTGGTTGACGGACAATCTGCAGGTTGAGATTGAAGGGGGATGGATGCAGGAGGAGCGGCAGACACGGTTCCTGCACGATACGCCTCCCGTCTCTACCGGACTCGAGGAAAGTGGTGAAACCGTCAAGGCCGGCAGTTTCCCCGCCCGCCGCAGCGAAGACAGTGGCCGCCGGGATCTGGCAGCGACCGCCGATTGGCTGGTCACCGATGCCCTGGAAATTCGCTATCAGATCTACGAGAGCCGGTTCAAGCTGAATCGCTCCAACGAGTTTCTGGATCCGGTCGGCTTTGGATTTGCGCCCGCAGCCGATAGTGAATTCGGACTACGGGAGGTCACGTTTCTGAACTGGATACATTCCGGGGTGAAATTCTGGGGTTAA